A genomic window from Tolypothrix sp. PCC 7910 includes:
- a CDS encoding CHASE2 domain-containing protein yields MPRVAVLKIGRGNFHQGFEVSLELREDGGSPVGEIEGRLGANTDIEGLYFLWQQSFRNLTAIARNDGWEIESSLPTNRATKEITDDCWQRMRQVEANLNEWLQPSGELGWQKIRERLSKELATQADTMRLAIKARDPILWKLPWHSWDLLSSYPNVGVSYSPVEYESWEIAKHQTQSDRVRLLAIFGDSQNLDLAADRQAIENLQETESVFYHQPQARDLIAQLRDTQGWDIFFFAGHSQTIEQRGRISLSARESIETDQFKHALREAVQKGLKIAIFNSCEGLGLAQQLADLHVPIIIIMQEIVPDVVAQSFLKEFLREYAGGQPLYTAVRHAQERLEEFTELPGATWLPMIYQNPAEVPPTWQDLRPKKHRHRFGLEWQHLPNILVKSLIMTGLVMAVRFLGGLQPVELWAFDQMTRLQSDRGIDERLLIVKVTEQDIQQQRQYPLSDHVILQTLEKLQAHQPRAIGLDIYRDFPVEPGYRELVAHIKKTPNLVTVCEVSQPEARANKFGVASPPASPAENIGFSDIAIEPDGTVRRYLFHLNPGDSLCQAPYAFSAELALRYLDAEGIQPEATSQGNLKLGSTVFQPLEKHTGFYHNIDPRGHQVLLSYRSFSKVAREVTLTEVLNNDFKPQWVKNRIVLIGVVAPSVGDRFATPFSNEIDQEMPGVVIHAQMVSQMLSVAKQERPLLRFWPQTLDAVWIGSWALMGGLCVWVFHGLVYRRIAIASVIIILGSLCLSLFSIGVCVPLVPSVIAVAITYIITSNTVRLRTKG; encoded by the coding sequence ATGCCCAGGGTAGCAGTTCTAAAAATTGGCAGAGGAAACTTTCACCAAGGGTTTGAAGTATCCCTAGAACTGAGAGAAGATGGCGGTTCGCCTGTGGGGGAAATTGAAGGAAGACTTGGCGCTAATACAGATATTGAAGGCTTGTATTTTTTATGGCAACAGTCCTTTCGTAATCTCACCGCCATCGCTCGCAATGATGGGTGGGAAATTGAGTCAAGTCTACCCACAAATCGCGCTACTAAAGAGATTACAGACGACTGCTGGCAAAGAATGCGACAAGTGGAAGCTAACCTTAACGAATGGCTGCAACCTTCTGGGGAACTGGGATGGCAAAAAATCCGCGAAAGGTTAAGCAAAGAACTCGCTACTCAGGCTGATACAATGCGGTTAGCCATCAAAGCCAGAGATCCCATCCTCTGGAAACTACCTTGGCATAGCTGGGATTTGCTATCAAGTTATCCCAATGTGGGCGTGAGCTACAGTCCGGTAGAATATGAATCTTGGGAAATTGCCAAACATCAAACTCAAAGCGATCGCGTGCGGTTGTTGGCGATTTTTGGGGATAGTCAAAACCTAGATTTAGCGGCGGATCGTCAAGCAATTGAGAATTTACAGGAAACAGAATCAGTTTTCTACCATCAACCCCAAGCGCGAGATTTAATCGCCCAGTTACGAGATACTCAAGGCTGGGATATCTTCTTTTTTGCTGGGCATAGTCAAACCATAGAACAAAGGGGGCGAATTAGTCTCAGCGCTAGGGAAAGTATTGAAACTGACCAATTTAAACACGCTTTACGAGAAGCAGTGCAAAAAGGCTTAAAAATCGCCATTTTTAATTCTTGTGAAGGATTGGGATTAGCCCAGCAATTAGCTGATTTACACGTCCCAATTATTATCATCATGCAAGAAATAGTCCCCGATGTCGTCGCTCAATCGTTTCTCAAAGAATTTCTGCGAGAATATGCTGGCGGACAACCTTTATATACCGCCGTCCGCCATGCCCAGGAACGCCTAGAGGAATTTACGGAGTTACCTGGGGCTACTTGGTTACCGATGATATATCAAAATCCGGCTGAAGTGCCACCGACTTGGCAGGATTTACGCCCGAAAAAGCACCGACATCGCTTTGGGCTGGAGTGGCAGCATTTACCAAATATTTTGGTGAAAAGCTTGATAATGACTGGCTTAGTCATGGCAGTGCGTTTTTTAGGTGGACTTCAGCCTGTGGAATTGTGGGCTTTTGACCAGATGACACGCCTGCAAAGCGATCGTGGCATCGATGAGCGTCTACTGATTGTAAAAGTTACAGAACAAGATATTCAACAGCAGCGTCAATATCCCCTAAGCGATCACGTCATTTTGCAAACTCTAGAAAAACTTCAGGCGCATCAACCTAGAGCCATTGGCTTGGATATCTACCGCGATTTTCCTGTAGAACCAGGATATCGCGAGCTAGTTGCACATATCAAAAAAACCCCAAACTTGGTAACAGTCTGCGAAGTCAGCCAACCAGAAGCGAGAGCAAACAAATTTGGAGTTGCTTCACCCCCAGCAAGTCCCGCTGAGAATATCGGCTTTAGCGATATCGCCATTGAACCAGATGGGACAGTGCGCCGTTATTTGTTTCATTTAAATCCAGGCGATTCCCTTTGCCAAGCACCTTATGCCTTCAGTGCAGAATTAGCCTTGCGTTACCTGGATGCTGAAGGTATTCAACCAGAAGCCACATCCCAAGGGAATTTAAAGCTTGGCTCTACCGTTTTTCAACCTTTAGAAAAGCATACAGGCTTTTATCACAACATCGACCCTCGCGGTCATCAAGTCTTGCTCAGTTACCGTTCTTTCTCAAAAGTCGCTAGGGAAGTAACGCTAACAGAAGTTCTCAACAATGATTTTAAACCCCAGTGGGTGAAAAACCGGATTGTGTTGATTGGCGTTGTCGCTCCATCAGTAGGCGATCGCTTTGCTACTCCCTTTAGTAACGAAATTGACCAGGAAATGCCCGGTGTAGTGATTCACGCCCAAATGGTGAGCCAAATGCTGAGTGTAGCCAAACAAGAACGCCCCTTACTGCGGTTTTGGCCCCAAACCTTAGATGCAGTTTGGATTGGGAGTTGGGCACTTATGGGGGGTTTATGCGTCTGGGTATTTCATGGGCTGGTTTATCGGCGAATTGCGATTGCCTCAGTCATAATCATTCTTGGTAGCCTGTGCTTGTCTTTGTTCAGTATCGGCGTTTGTGTGCCCTTGGTTCCTTCAGTAATTGCTGTTGCGATCACTTACATCATCACAAGCAACACGGTGCGGTTAAGGACAAAAGGTTAA
- a CDS encoding DUF928 domain-containing protein: MAGIKFDRWKLGLALALALSLMSSAANKGKAQPLQHRQQILASTASAIKQNSSQQPQPRSTTASPIQFKRPPLSPRGAPGNRKGGGTRDGYSCAALEIKERLMALVPSVESESGISHVWGLTLEASPTLWFYVPYQPKDIKVGELEIWDETDPDPRNYQQTYQGTFTVTDTPGAIALTLPSTVKLEPGKNYHWYLTLNMNCDREAQAVNVNGWIQRVKLNNNLPSQQLGDRERVIFYAENGIWYDAITLLAQMRRQPATQILLTDWQTLLGDVGLQEFGQKPIVPCCQLGTGD, from the coding sequence GTGGCTGGGATTAAGTTTGATCGCTGGAAACTGGGACTTGCTTTAGCATTAGCTTTATCGCTGATGAGTTCTGCTGCTAACAAAGGAAAAGCCCAACCTTTGCAACATCGCCAACAAATCCTGGCTTCAACTGCATCCGCAATCAAGCAAAATTCCTCACAGCAGCCTCAACCTAGATCCACAACTGCTTCCCCAATACAGTTTAAGCGTCCGCCACTGTCACCACGAGGCGCACCGGGAAACCGCAAAGGCGGCGGAACTCGTGACGGATATAGTTGTGCAGCGCTGGAAATTAAAGAACGCCTCATGGCTTTAGTTCCATCTGTAGAATCAGAGTCAGGAATCAGCCATGTTTGGGGATTAACTTTGGAAGCTTCTCCTACTCTTTGGTTTTATGTTCCTTATCAGCCAAAAGATATCAAGGTAGGCGAATTGGAAATCTGGGACGAAACCGATCCAGATCCAAGAAATTATCAGCAAACTTATCAAGGAACTTTCACAGTTACCGACACACCAGGAGCGATCGCTCTCACTCTCCCATCAACAGTAAAATTAGAGCCAGGGAAAAACTACCATTGGTATTTAACTCTGAATATGAATTGCGATCGCGAAGCGCAAGCAGTCAATGTCAACGGCTGGATTCAACGAGTCAAATTGAACAATAATCTTCCCTCCCAGCAATTAGGCGATCGCGAGCGAGTTATTTTCTATGCTGAAAATGGCATCTGGTACGACGCTATAACTCTATTAGCCCAAATGCGCCGCCAACCAGCAACACAAATCTTGCTCACAGATTGGCAAACATTGCTAGGAGATGTTGGCTTACAAGAGTTTGGTCAAAAGCCTATTGTTCCTTGCTGTCAGTTAGGGACTGGGGATTAG
- a CDS encoding helix-turn-helix transcriptional regulator, protein MQNQIKKFIEEKGISRYKFWQDTKLGRDTAYRLCNDPSYIPTGSVLDKICTTYKVQPGELLVWLPDDEPFVEAMADSKKSQTEEVSNINKHSGNQSIDQADGIVLPFERRSA, encoded by the coding sequence GTGCAAAATCAAATTAAAAAATTTATCGAAGAAAAAGGCATCAGCCGATATAAGTTCTGGCAAGACACTAAACTTGGCAGAGACACCGCTTATCGTCTATGCAATGACCCAAGCTATATACCTACAGGTAGTGTATTAGATAAAATCTGCACTACTTATAAGGTTCAACCAGGGGAGTTGTTGGTTTGGCTTCCTGACGATGAGCCATTTGTAGAAGCAATGGCAGACAGTAAAAAATCTCAAACTGAGGAAGTATCGAACATTAACAAACACTCCGGCAACCAATCAATAGATCAAGCAGATGGAATAGTGTTGCCATTTGAGAGGAGATCAGCATGA